One Mycolicibacterium pulveris genomic region harbors:
- the nucS gene encoding endonuclease NucS, producing MRLVIAQCTVDYVGRLTAHLPSARRLLLIKADGSVSVHADDRAYKPLNWMSPPCRLTEQLDGPVLVWVVENKAGEQLRITVEEIEHDSSHELGVDPGLVKDGVEAHLQELLAEHVELLGPGYTLVRREYMTAIGPVDLLCRDENGRAVAVEIKRRGEIDGVEQLTRYLELLNRDTLLAPVAGVFAAQQIKPQARTLATDRGIRCVTLDYDQMRGMDSDEFRLF from the coding sequence GTGCGTCTCGTCATCGCCCAGTGCACCGTGGACTATGTCGGACGGCTCACGGCCCATCTGCCGTCGGCACGTCGCCTGCTGTTGATCAAGGCCGATGGGTCGGTCAGCGTGCACGCCGACGACCGGGCCTACAAGCCGCTGAACTGGATGAGCCCGCCGTGCCGGTTGACCGAGCAGCTCGACGGCCCCGTGCTGGTCTGGGTGGTGGAGAACAAGGCGGGCGAGCAGCTGCGGATCACGGTGGAGGAGATCGAGCACGACTCCAGCCACGAACTCGGGGTGGATCCAGGGCTGGTCAAAGACGGCGTGGAGGCCCATCTGCAGGAGTTGTTGGCCGAGCACGTCGAATTGCTCGGCCCCGGCTACACGCTGGTGCGTCGCGAGTACATGACCGCGATCGGCCCGGTCGACCTGTTGTGCCGGGACGAGAACGGCCGCGCCGTTGCCGTGGAGATCAAGCGCCGCGGTGAGATCGACGGCGTCGAACAGCTCACCCGCTACCTCGAGCTGCTCAACCGTGACACCCTGCTGGCGCCGGTGGCCGGGGTCTTCGCCGCCCAGCAGATCAAACCGCAGGCGCGGACGCTGGCGACCGATCGTGGAATTCGTTGCGTGACGCTGGATTACGACCAGATGCGCGGCATGGACAGCGACGAGTTCCGGCTGTTCTGA
- a CDS encoding acetyl-CoA C-acetyltransferase, translating into MTTSVIVAGARTPVGKLMGSLKDFSGSDLGGIAIAGALQKAKVPASAVEYVIMGQVLTAGAGQMPARQAAIAGGIGWDVPSLTINKMCLSGIDAIALADQLIRAGEFDVVVAGGQESMSQAPHMLMNSRSGYKYGDVTVLDHMAYDGLHDVFTDQPMGALTEQRNEIDQFTREEQDEFAARSHQKAAAAWKDGVFADEVVPVQIPQRKGDPMEFAQDEGIRANTTVESLAGLKPAFHKDGTITAGSASQISDGAAAVVVMSKDKAAEMGLTWLAEIGAHGVVAGPDSTLQSQPANAIKKAIAREGISVDQLDVIEINEAFSAVSLASAKELGVDLDKVNINGGAIAIGHPIGMSGARITLHAALELSRKGSGYAVAALCGAGGQGDALILRAG; encoded by the coding sequence ATGACGACGTCGGTAATAGTTGCTGGAGCACGCACTCCGGTAGGCAAACTCATGGGTTCGCTCAAGGATTTTTCCGGCAGTGACCTCGGTGGCATCGCGATCGCCGGCGCTTTGCAGAAGGCCAAGGTTCCCGCCTCGGCCGTCGAATACGTGATCATGGGCCAGGTGCTGACCGCCGGCGCCGGGCAGATGCCGGCGCGCCAGGCCGCGATTGCCGGCGGCATCGGCTGGGACGTGCCGTCGCTGACCATCAACAAGATGTGCCTGTCCGGGATCGACGCGATCGCGTTGGCCGATCAGCTGATCCGGGCCGGCGAGTTCGACGTGGTGGTCGCCGGGGGACAGGAGTCGATGTCGCAGGCGCCGCACATGCTGATGAACAGCCGCTCGGGGTACAAGTACGGCGATGTCACGGTGCTGGACCACATGGCCTACGACGGCCTGCACGATGTGTTCACCGACCAGCCCATGGGCGCGCTCACCGAGCAGCGAAACGAGATCGACCAGTTCACTCGCGAAGAGCAGGACGAGTTCGCTGCGCGGTCGCATCAAAAGGCTGCCGCGGCATGGAAAGACGGCGTGTTCGCCGACGAGGTCGTGCCGGTGCAGATTCCGCAGCGTAAGGGTGACCCGATGGAGTTCGCCCAGGACGAGGGCATCCGCGCCAACACCACCGTCGAGTCGCTGGCGGGGCTGAAACCCGCATTCCACAAGGACGGCACCATCACCGCCGGGTCCGCGTCGCAGATCTCCGACGGCGCCGCCGCGGTGGTGGTGATGAGCAAGGACAAGGCCGCCGAAATGGGGCTGACCTGGCTGGCCGAGATCGGTGCGCACGGCGTCGTCGCAGGCCCGGATTCCACCCTGCAGTCGCAGCCGGCGAACGCGATCAAGAAAGCGATTGCGCGCGAGGGCATCTCAGTCGATCAGCTCGACGTCATCGAGATCAACGAGGCCTTCTCGGCGGTGTCGCTGGCCTCGGCCAAGGAGCTGGGGGTGGACCTGGACAAGGTCAACATCAATGGCGGCGCGATCGCCATCGGGCATCCGATCGGAATGTCGGGGGCCCGGATCACGCTGCACGCGGCGCTCGAGCTGTCCCGGAAGGGTTCAGGCTACGCCGTGGCGGCGCTGTGCGGCGCGGGCGGTCAGGGCGACGCGCTGATTCTGCGCGCGGGATAG
- a CDS encoding tetratricopeptide repeat protein has protein sequence MTRPRPSIAASMAGAVDLSALKQRASAGDGGSAAPSGGVEITEANLEAEVLVRSSQVPVVVLLWSPRSDASARLGDALGSLASADGGRWSLATVNVDAVPRVAQMFGVQAVPTVVALAAGQPLSSFQGVQPPEQLRQWIDSLLNATAGKLSGGGDSEQPEQVDPELAQAREYLDAGDFEAARKAYQAILDANPGHAEAKGAVRQISFLQRATSHAPGAIVAADAKPDDFELAFAAADVEILQQNVAAAFDRLVGLVQRTTGDDRAKVRTRLVELFELFDPADPEVIAGRRKLANALY, from the coding sequence GTGACTCGACCCCGACCTTCCATTGCGGCCTCGATGGCCGGCGCGGTTGACCTGTCGGCGCTCAAACAGCGGGCGTCCGCGGGCGACGGCGGTTCGGCAGCCCCATCGGGTGGTGTGGAGATCACCGAGGCCAACCTCGAAGCAGAAGTGCTGGTTCGGTCCAGCCAGGTGCCCGTCGTGGTACTGCTGTGGTCGCCGCGCAGCGACGCCAGCGCCCGATTGGGTGATGCGCTGGGCAGTCTCGCGTCCGCTGACGGCGGCCGATGGTCGCTGGCGACGGTCAACGTCGACGCCGTGCCGCGGGTGGCGCAGATGTTCGGCGTGCAAGCCGTGCCCACGGTGGTGGCGCTGGCCGCCGGCCAACCGTTGTCGAGCTTCCAGGGCGTGCAGCCCCCGGAGCAGCTGCGCCAGTGGATCGATTCGCTGCTGAATGCCACCGCCGGAAAGCTGTCCGGCGGTGGTGATTCCGAGCAGCCCGAGCAGGTCGACCCCGAACTCGCGCAGGCGCGTGAATACCTGGACGCCGGCGATTTCGAGGCGGCACGCAAGGCGTACCAAGCGATCCTGGACGCCAACCCCGGCCACGCCGAAGCCAAAGGCGCGGTGCGGCAGATCAGCTTCCTGCAGCGTGCGACGTCGCACGCGCCCGGCGCGATCGTGGCCGCCGACGCCAAGCCGGACGACTTCGAGTTGGCCTTCGCGGCAGCCGACGTCGAGATCCTGCAGCAGAACGTCGCGGCGGCCTTCGACCGGTTGGTCGGGCTGGTGCAGCGGACCACCGGCGACGACCGCGCCAAAGTGCGCACGCGGCTCGTCGAGCTGTTCGAGCTCTTCGATCCCGCCGACCCCGAAGTGATCGCCGGCCGTCGCAAGCTCGCCAACGCGCTGTACTAA
- a CDS encoding adenylate/guanylate cyclase domain-containing protein: protein MNAKKSSFARRLGRIAETLTRQSGRLPEGPEYGSWLLGKASESQARRRVRIQIILTVLVVAWNLLGIAVSLLLVIVAFPVPSAIHDAPAWLPFAVVPTYIGAALVVGVFCITKRTVNALRWAIELRRPTAEDHRNTFVAPWRVALALLALWGVGTALFTTLYGMIDTIFIPRFLFSLAFPGVIVATAGYLTTEFALRPVAAQALEYAPPPRRLTGGIMGRTMTVWLLSSGVPMIGIAITALFSVWMRNLSHTQFAIAVMIIALLALSFGFLLMWLLSWLFATPLRVVRTALRRVEEGDLSCELVVFDGTELGELQRGFNRMVRGLRERERLRDLFGRHVGRDVAAAAEKQHTKLGGEERHIAVIFVDIIGSTQLVTRLRATEVVGLFNRFFAVVVEEVDRHQGFVNKFEGDGALAVFGAPNRLPSPEDAALAAGRAIARRIREETPEFEAGVGIASGMAVAGNVGARERFEYTVIGEPVNEAARLCELAKTQSCHVLASSTTVSNASESERARWTIGDTVTLRGLDEPTRLALPV from the coding sequence ATGAACGCCAAGAAGAGTAGCTTCGCGCGCCGCCTGGGCCGCATCGCCGAGACCCTTACCCGGCAGAGCGGGCGGCTACCCGAGGGCCCCGAGTACGGGTCGTGGCTGCTCGGCAAGGCCTCCGAGAGCCAGGCTCGGCGTCGGGTGCGAATCCAGATCATCCTGACCGTGCTCGTCGTGGCGTGGAACCTTCTCGGCATCGCGGTCTCGTTGCTGTTGGTGATCGTGGCGTTCCCGGTGCCGAGCGCGATCCACGACGCTCCCGCGTGGCTGCCCTTCGCCGTGGTGCCCACCTACATCGGCGCGGCGCTGGTGGTTGGTGTCTTCTGTATCACCAAACGCACGGTCAACGCGTTGCGCTGGGCCATCGAACTACGTCGGCCCACTGCTGAGGATCACCGCAACACGTTCGTGGCCCCGTGGCGGGTGGCGTTGGCACTGCTGGCCTTGTGGGGTGTGGGAACGGCGCTGTTCACGACGCTCTACGGGATGATCGACACGATTTTCATCCCCCGGTTCTTGTTCTCGTTGGCGTTCCCGGGCGTCATCGTGGCCACCGCCGGCTATCTCACCACGGAGTTCGCGCTGCGGCCCGTGGCCGCGCAGGCGCTGGAGTACGCCCCGCCGCCACGCCGGCTGACCGGCGGCATCATGGGCCGCACGATGACGGTGTGGCTGCTCAGCTCGGGCGTGCCGATGATCGGCATCGCGATCACCGCGCTGTTCTCGGTGTGGATGCGCAACCTCTCGCACACCCAGTTCGCCATCGCCGTGATGATCATCGCCCTGCTTGCCCTCAGCTTCGGTTTCCTGCTGATGTGGCTGCTGTCCTGGCTGTTCGCCACGCCGCTGCGGGTCGTGCGCACGGCGCTGAGGCGCGTCGAAGAAGGCGACTTGAGTTGCGAGCTGGTGGTTTTCGACGGCACCGAGCTCGGTGAACTTCAGCGAGGCTTCAACAGAATGGTGCGCGGGCTGCGGGAACGGGAGCGGTTGCGCGACCTGTTCGGCCGCCATGTCGGCCGCGACGTGGCAGCCGCCGCCGAGAAGCAGCACACCAAGCTCGGCGGCGAAGAACGCCACATCGCCGTGATCTTCGTCGACATCATCGGATCCACCCAGCTGGTGACGCGATTGCGCGCAACCGAAGTCGTCGGCCTGTTCAATCGGTTCTTCGCGGTCGTCGTCGAGGAGGTCGACCGCCATCAGGGTTTCGTCAACAAGTTCGAGGGCGACGGCGCCTTGGCCGTGTTCGGTGCTCCTAACCGCCTGCCCTCCCCCGAAGACGCCGCGCTGGCCGCCGGGCGTGCCATCGCACGGCGGATCCGTGAGGAGACGCCCGAGTTCGAAGCGGGCGTCGGGATCGCATCGGGTATGGCCGTGGCTGGCAACGTCGGTGCGCGAGAACGGTTCGAGTACACCGTGATCGGTGAACCGGTCAACGAGGCGGCCCGGCTCTGCGAGCTGGCCAAGACCCAGTCCTGTCACGTGTTGGCCTCATCGACGACGGTGTCGAACGCGTCCGAAAGCGAACGTGCACGGTGGACGATCGGGGATACGGTGACGCTGCGGGGCCTCGACGAGCCCACCCGCTTGGCGCTACCGGTCTGA
- the mce gene encoding methylmalonyl-CoA epimerase, producing MTAEQVDARPALASALVTAIDHVGIAVPDLAAAIKWYHDHLGMIVLHEEVNEDQGVREAMLTVRGAPVGSAQVQLMAPLDETSTIAKFLDKRGPGLQQLAYRTSDIDALSERLRADGVSLIYDAPRRGTANSRINFIHPKDAGGVLIELVEPAQDDAH from the coding sequence ATGACCGCCGAGCAGGTTGATGCCCGTCCCGCCCTCGCGAGCGCCCTCGTGACGGCGATCGATCACGTCGGGATCGCGGTGCCCGACCTGGCCGCCGCCATCAAGTGGTACCACGACCACCTCGGGATGATCGTTCTGCACGAGGAAGTCAACGAGGACCAAGGCGTCCGTGAAGCCATGCTCACCGTGCGGGGCGCTCCGGTCGGCAGCGCCCAGGTCCAGCTGATGGCCCCGCTCGACGAGACGTCGACGATCGCGAAGTTCCTCGACAAGCGCGGCCCCGGGCTTCAGCAACTGGCGTACCGCACCAGCGACATCGACGCGCTTTCCGAGCGGCTGCGCGCCGACGGGGTCAGCCTGATCTACGACGCGCCGCGACGCGGCACCGCCAATTCGCGGATCAACTTCATCCATCCCAAGGATGCCGGCGGAGTGCTCATCGAGTTGGTCGAGCCCGCCCAGGACGACGCCCACTAA
- a CDS encoding DUF3817 domain-containing protein, with product MAAMTRALPPRLVAGWFRFVALLEAVSWAGLLVGMYFKYLGTPRTEIGVKVFGMAHGLIFVAFVAVGLLAGLAFKWTLGTWLLGLLSSIVPLASVIFLIWVDRTGRIGVDAAGGALAPPGLPAPEST from the coding sequence ATGGCGGCCATGACTCGCGCCTTGCCCCCTCGTCTCGTGGCCGGCTGGTTCCGGTTCGTCGCCTTGCTCGAGGCGGTCAGCTGGGCGGGGCTGCTGGTCGGGATGTACTTCAAGTACCTCGGCACCCCGCGGACGGAGATCGGGGTCAAGGTGTTCGGCATGGCGCACGGGTTGATCTTCGTGGCGTTCGTCGCCGTGGGTCTGCTGGCCGGCCTCGCATTCAAGTGGACGCTCGGCACATGGTTGCTGGGGCTGCTGTCGAGCATCGTGCCACTGGCCAGTGTGATCTTCCTCATATGGGTCGATCGAACCGGCCGGATCGGCGTCGACGCGGCCGGCGGGGCCCTGGCGCCACCGGGCCTGCCCGCGCCCGAATCGACGTGA